A single region of the Vicia villosa cultivar HV-30 ecotype Madison, WI linkage group LG4, Vvil1.0, whole genome shotgun sequence genome encodes:
- the LOC131600106 gene encoding BTB/POZ domain-containing protein At3g19850-like: MSKFYDLQVHINDEEIFLINKNLISKYCGKLKKILNDEKRIFHINDFPGGPYGFELALKFCYNNGKISINLSNVLILHSCALYLEMNEKNFTNNLLQQTQTFLDGIYYWKWNEIIASLKSCECEKFFTYANTYGFLEKIIFVLVAKLVQNSDLNFIASPSSSSSLSSPENNFAKRISFSTGGCSPEKIVPDWAEIQVRSVKKSNFCNKAWWFDDLATLPPKIIEKFLQGIGAYKSDNKNLIVTRFLLHYLKKVTPSYKSISLGESAAYGVINVGSKNFSCRGLFCVLRILSKFGISEDCRMEIEKLIGGMFEKATLDDLLVCGHDNGLYYDVSFVIRLVKVFVEINGCDVVKMKKVGGLIDKYLIEISPDQKLKISKFLEVVECLPCFARDCFDGVYRAIDIYLESHPMIAFEESSRLCGCLNYNKLTFEVCKELAKNQRIPPRIAMQALISQQRNVPSCEYAMDESEIMSPSQIILYCEDDNDGFLEEKEDVRMNLESMQWRVMELEKLCKEMKVQMLKFTGFNV; encoded by the exons ATGTCAAAGTTCTATGACTTGCAAGTCCACATTAATGATGAGGAAATATTCCTTATAAACAAG AACTTGATATCAAAATATTgtggaaaattgaagaaaattttaAATGATGAAAAGAGAATATTTCATATCAATGATTTCCCTGGAGGGCCATATGGATTTGAGCTAGCTTTGAAATTTTGTTACAACAATGGAAAAATCTCCATCAATTTATCCAATGTTCTTATTCTTCATTCTTGTGCTCTTTATCttgaaatgaatgaaaaaaatttCACCAACAATCTCTTACAACAAACGCAAACATTTCTTGATGGAATCTATTATTGGAAATGGAATGAAATAATAGCAAGTCTCAAGAGTTGTGAATGTGAGAAATTTTTTACCTATGCAAATACCTATGGTTTTCTGGAGAAGATTATTTTTGTACTAGTAGCAAAGTTGGTTCAAAATTCGGATTTGAATTTCATCGCTTCGCCTTCCTCGTCGTCGTCATTGTCTTCTCCGGAAAATAACTTTGCAAAGAGAATCTCTTTTTCAACTGGAGGTTGCTCTCCGGAGAAAATTGTTCCAGACTGGGCCGAGATCCAGGTTAGATCGGTAAAGAAGTCAAATTTTTGCAACAAAGCATGgtggtttgatgatttggctacTTTACCACCAAAGATCATTGAGAAGTTTCTTCAAGGTATTGGAGCTTATAAAAGTGacaataaaaatttaattgtCACAAGATTTTTGCTTCATTATTTGAAAAAAGTTACACCAAGTTACAAAAGTATTAGTCTTGGAGAATCAGCTGCCTATGGAGTCATAAATGTTGGTAGCAAGAATTTTTCATGTAGAGGACTATTTTGTGTATTAAGGATTTTATCAAAGTTTGGAATAAGTGAAGATTGTAGAATGGAAATTGAGAAATTGATTGGTGGAATGTTTGAGAAAGCAACATTGGATGATCTATTAGTTTGTGGACATGACAATGGACTTTACTATGATGTTAGTTTTGTGATAAGGTTGGTTAAAGtatttgttgaaatcaatggATGTGATGTGGTGAAAATGAAAAAAGTTGGTGGATTAATTGACAAGTATTTGATAGAAATATCACCTGATCAGAAACTTAAGATCTCTAAATTTCTTGAAGTTGTAGAATGTTTGCCTTGTTTTGCTAGGGATTGCTTTGATGGAGTCTATAGAGCCATTGACATCTATCTTGAG TCTCACCCAATGATTGCATTTGAGGAGAGTTCAAGATTATGTGGATGTCTCAATTACAACAAACTCACCTTTGAAGTTTGCAAAGAACTAGCCAAGAACCAAAGAATACCTCCAAGGATTGCAATGCAAGCTCTTATTTCACAACAAAGAAATGTTCCATCATGTGAATATGCAATGGATGAGAGTGAAATTATGAGTCCTTCACAAATTATTTTGTATTGTGAAGATGACAATGATGGGTTCTTGGAAGAGAAAGAagatgtgagaatgaatcttgagAGCATGCAATGGAGAGTGATGGAATTGGAGAAATTGTGCAAGGAAATGAAGGTTCAAATGTTGAAATTTACTGGTTTTAATGTATAG